TGTGCTGGATCGGCTGATTGCCATGTGCGTATTGGCCCATGTTCAATGCCACCATCTCCGTCATCTCGTGGATCATGTTTCCGTAGCTGCCGACATTCACGTCGGGCGGCGTGTAGAAAACCGCGTCCAGCTTTCGACCAAATGCGTCGTCGCCGCCCAGCAGCCGGATCAAGCCCGGCACATCCTGGAACACGCTCCAGGTCCAGTGCCATGAGTTGCCTTCAGTGAAGGGGCCGCCCCATTCAGTCGGGTCAAATTTCTCGTTCCACGATCCATCAGCCTTGCGCCCGCGCACAAAGCCGGCCTCGGCGTCGAAAACGTTTGTGTAATACATTGCGCTGCGCGCGAACCGCCCGGCCTCGCTCTCCCGGCCGATCTTTTTCGCGAAGAGGGCGAGGCAAAAGTCGTCGTAGGCGTACTCGAGAGTTTTCGCTGTTGCTTCCCGAACCTCAGGATACGGAGCATAGCCGTTCTTCCAGTAATACTCCGCGCCATCCCGCCCAATGGACGGACAATTTTTGGGTGCGGGAGTCGTCGCATCGTGAATCATCGCCTCGAGAGCCTGCTCAGCGTTGAAGTTGGTGACGCCTTTAACCCATGCATCAGCAAGCAGCGAAAAGGCATGGTTGCCAATCATGCACGCGCGATGTCCCGGACTCGACCACGAAGGCAGCCACCCGCTCTGCTCGTACGCGGCAAGCAGGCTCTGCATGATCTCGCCGCTGATCTCCGGGAATAGAATGTTATACAGTGGATGCGAGGCTCGGAAGGTGTCCCAGTAGCCCGTGTCGGTGTACATGTATCCGGGATGTATCTGGCCGTCGTAAGGACTGAAATAAATCGGTTCGTTGCGTTCGTTATACTCGTGGAACCGATGCGGAAAGATGACGCTGCGGTAAAGGGCGCTATAGAATGTCCGCTGCTGTTCCTCCGTGCCGCCCTCGATCTGGATCCGGCCGAGAGCCTCGTTCCACGTCGCATCAGCGCGTTGCAATACGGCCTCAAACCGGGATGAGCCGATCTCCCGTTCAAGATTTCGTTCCGCCTGCGCGGGGCTGATATACGAAGAAGCCGCCCGGCATTCAACCACCTTGCCCCTGGCGGTATCGAACTTCACGTACGCCCCCACATGAGCGCCTGCGAGCCGGGTGCCGTTTTCCTGCACCTGTTGCGGTGTCCATGTTCCATGGCTCGTGAAAGGCCGATCGAATACAACCACGAAATAGTTCGAGAAGTTGTTTGGAACGCCGCCATTGTTGTTGCGGCACACGCCGATGATCTTGTTTTCGGACGGGACGACTTCGACCACGGATCCGTTTGCAAATGCGTCGAGCACTACATAAGCGTCGCCCGCCTCGTCGAAAGCAAAACGAAACGCTGCGGCGCGCTCTGTCGGGGTGACTTCAACCGTCGCCTTCCAGGTGTCGAGGCGCACCTTGTAGTAACTGGGACGCGCCAATTCATTATCATGGCGAAACTCCGACGCTCGGTCGTCCTCCCTAACCGCCAGTTTTCCGAAGACAGGCATCAGCGAAAAATTGGCGTAATCGGCGATCCACGGGCTGGGCTGGTGAGTCTGGCGAATGCCGCGAATGCGATTCTGCCGGTACTGATAGAAGAACGAATCCTTGGCAGGCTGTGTGTACGGCGCCCACTTGTTCATGGGAAATGGCACCGCGATCGCCGGATACGTGTTGCCATGCGAGAAACCATGGGTGGAATCGGTGCCCTGCAGCGGATTGGCAAGCGATACAAGGTTCGTACCGGCGACAGCCGCAACCGACTGCAGCACCAGGAGAGTGAGCGAAACATTCAGGTATTTCATGAGTATTTGTAAAAGCGGCCGGGGCTTTTGCCCCGGCCGTCTGGGATCCAACCACCTGCGTCCTATCGAACCAAAATCTTGAAGAACTTCTGCGGCCCGGCCGGCGTCACTTCATGGGGCGATGTCGCCGCCGAGTTTGTCGTCCACGGCCCAGCCAGATTTGTCGATTCCATCAAGCTCCCTTGCGACCACGTCAGGTTCAACTTGCCACCCGCAAAGCTGGTTCCCACGTTCACGGCGGGAACACCGCCGCTGAGCACCGTGAGACTGCCCGAAGCCGTGGTCTCATCCAGCGCTCCGGTTTGTCCGCGCCACGATGCAGGGAAGTTCGCAGGATACGCGGAGTTCAATTGGGCCGCGGTGTAGGTGCCGGCGGCAAGTTCAACTCCGTTGATGACAACCTTCCCGAACGTGTGATTGCGGGTCAGGTTGAGGCGCCCGTTGAGCGTCAGGGTCGCCGCGGGGCTGACGATGTCATAGCTGGCCTGCAAAGCGCCCTGAGCCCCAACTAGGATATTATTTGTTCCGAGCGAGCCGGCTCCACTGCCGATGACGGTTCCGACCACGATGTTCCATGTGCCGGAATAGGTGTTGTTCGCGCCCGCGATGTTCAATGCCGCGACCCAGTTTGACTGGAAGTTGCTGTTGGGATGCGCGCGATACTCGATCGTGCCATTTCCAGTCAGCTGGCTTTGGAGGGTAATTGAGCGGGAACTGGTGTCCTCCGTCGCAAAGATCGGCGTGTTCGCAATGACGTTCATTTCACCCGTCAGGATCGCGCTGCCGCCGGAGTTGATGAAGTTGAACAACTGGCCGCCTGCCATCACGAGCTTTTTGAAATGCACGGTGCTCGGGTTGGATCCTTTGAGGATGACCGCACCCGCACCTGTTCCTGGAGGATTGGCGAACACACCGTTCCCCTGCACAGTCAGGATCTCGCCCGGGAACGCCGCGCTTGCGCCTGTCGCAGGCGTGCGCATTGCGCCTGTCGAAGCGATGAAATAACGGCTTCCTGGTTTTGCCACGGCCGAGTTGGATGCGGCCAAGCCGTCGCTCCAATGCTCACCCGTGTTCCAGTCCTGCGGATTGCCCTGAACCACGGAGAGCGTGATGTCTTCCGCGGGGCTTGCCGGCATCACGCTGAGCGTCACGGTTGCGCTCACTGCGGAGCCGAGGCTGTTCGTCACGACGACGACGTAATCGCCCGCGTCTGCCGCAGTGATGTTCGTGATGGTCAACGAAGCGCTGGTCGCACCCGAGATGCGGCCACCATTCGCAATGCTGGCATACTCACTTCCGTTCCACTTCTGCCATTGATAATGGAGCGGAGCCGTGCCGCTGGCCACGACGGTGAAAGTCGCAGTCTGCTGCTCATAGAGGTTCTGGGATGCTGGCTCGCTGGTGATGCTCGGGATGAACAGAGAAACGCCTGAACCCGCAGAGAACAGTGTGGTAAGCTGGCTTTCGCTCAATGCTCCGCCAAAGATCGCCACGTCATCCACCGTCCCGTTGAACCCGCGGTTTGCAGGTGCAAAGGGGTCGTTGCCGATCATCGTGGTGCCGTTGAAGGTCTGCGCAACGTGAGTGTATGCACGGCTGGATTTCACCAGGCTGCTGGTGTTGATCACGTAAATGGTCGCATTCGTCGGAGTCACCACCAATGCCGCCAGCGACCACACGTTCTGCGGCGCGATAACTCCCGAGTTCCATCC
The nucleotide sequence above comes from Verrucomicrobiia bacterium. Encoded proteins:
- a CDS encoding GH92 family glycosyl hydrolase, which produces MKYLNVSLTLLVLQSVAAVAGTNLVSLANPLQGTDSTHGFSHGNTYPAIAVPFPMNKWAPYTQPAKDSFFYQYRQNRIRGIRQTHQPSPWIADYANFSLMPVFGKLAVREDDRASEFRHDNELARPSYYKVRLDTWKATVEVTPTERAAAFRFAFDEAGDAYVVLDAFANGSVVEVVPSENKIIGVCRNNNGGVPNNFSNYFVVVFDRPFTSHGTWTPQQVQENGTRLAGAHVGAYVKFDTARGKVVECRAASSYISPAQAERNLEREIGSSRFEAVLQRADATWNEALGRIQIEGGTEEQQRTFYSALYRSVIFPHRFHEYNERNEPIYFSPYDGQIHPGYMYTDTGYWDTFRASHPLYNILFPEISGEIMQSLLAAYEQSGWLPSWSSPGHRACMIGNHAFSLLADAWVKGVTNFNAEQALEAMIHDATTPAPKNCPSIGRDGAEYYWKNGYAPYPEVREATAKTLEYAYDDFCLALFAKKIGRESEAGRFARSAMYYTNVFDAEAGFVRGRKADGSWNEKFDPTEWGGPFTEGNSWHWTWSVFQDVPGLIRLLGGDDAFGRKLDAVFYTPPDVNVGSYGNMIHEMTEMVALNMGQYAHGNQPIQHMIYLYNYVGQPWKTQARAREVMSRLYHATSDGLCGDEDTGQMSAWYVFSALGFYPVTPGTTEYVIGSPLFDRAVIQLPNGKTFSVTARGNGPQRPYIRGATVNGAALQKNFLTHDQIAEGGEVIFEMTSAPDYKWGAGKDARPGSAMDLLR